A region from the Dendropsophus ebraccatus isolate aDenEbr1 chromosome 1, aDenEbr1.pat, whole genome shotgun sequence genome encodes:
- the LOC138788201 gene encoding E3 ubiquitin/ISG15 ligase TRIM25-like, whose protein sequence is MCSIPADYRVNKHLPDNALYNTLSVSILGIPEAMASVDLRDELLCSICLSLYADPVTLRCGHNFCRDCIDQVLNTQDGAGVYSCPECREEFRKRPTLQRNITLRNVAERFRSTQPHQEEITGICCTYCIHSPVPAVRSCLLCEASLCDNHLRVHSKSPEHVLTDPSTSLEKRKCSVHKKVLEYYCTEDAACICVSCSLAGEHRGHQVETLDEASEKKKKKLRNVLQKLMTKREKTEERVRSVLERWRKQQEKAFGEAERVTVLFIDIRRRLEDLEKKVLSEISRQEEQLSLSLSDVIQKLEIKKDELSRKMRHIEELCNMADPLTVLQDPDTALLVFSGWVT, encoded by the exons ATGTGTTCCATTCCAGCAGATTATAGGGTTAATAAACATCTGCCAGACAACGCCCTATACAATACGCTTTCAGTTTCTATTCTCGGAATTCCTGAAGCCATGGCGTCTGTGGATCTGAGAGACGAGCTGCTCTGCTCCATCTGTCTGAGTCTTTATGCAGATCCTGTAACcctgagatgtggacacaacttctgccgggACTGTATTGATCAGGTCCTGAatacacaggacggggctggagtttattcctgtcctgaatgTAGAGAAGAGTTTAGGAAGCGGCCGACACTGCAGAGGAACATAACTCTACGTAATGTAGCAGAACGTTTCCGGTCTACTCAGCCCCATCAGGAGGAGATCACCGGGATCTGCTGCACTTACTGTATTCACTCTCCTGTACCTGCTGTGAGATCCTGTCTGCTgtgtgaggcttctctgtgtgataatCACCTGAGAGttcacagcaagtcaccagaacacgtcctgaccgatcccagcacttccctggagaagaggaaatgttctgtccataagaaggtcctggaatattactgcactgaggacgctgcttgtatctgtgtgtcctgcagtttGGCCGGAGAACATCGAGGACACCAGGTAGAGACGCTGGATGAGGCCtccgagaagaagaagaagaaactgagaaatgttctgcagaaactgatgacaaagagagagaagactgaggaAAGAGTCCGGAGTGTGCTGGAGCGCTGGAGAAAACAGCAAGAAAAAGCATTTGGAGAAGCCGAGAGAGTCACTGTCCTgtttatagacatcaggagacggCTGGAAGACCTGGAGAAGAAGGTCCTGAGCGAGATCtccaggcaggaggagcagctttcACTATCACTGTCTGATGTCATCCAGAAACTGGAGATAAAGAAGGAtgagctgtccaggaagatgagacacattgaggagctgtgtaacatggcggatccactgactgtcttacaggatccagacacag ctCTTCTTGTGTTTTCGGGCTGGGTCACATGA